The Nicotiana tabacum cultivar K326 chromosome 14, ASM71507v2, whole genome shotgun sequence genome contains a region encoding:
- the LOC107785540 gene encoding epoxide hydrolase 2-like isoform X2 codes for MEEIKHKFIEVNGLKLHVAEIGSESSQAVVFLHGFPEIWYSWRYQMIAMAKAGFRAIAFDYRGYGLSEQPTEPEKTTFLDFDNDLLGLLNALSIPKEPGRAEADFSRFDAKTVVRKIYILFSRSEIPIANENQEILDLVEPGTPLPYWFSEKDLAIYGAKYEKSGFQTALQVPYRAMAEQLNVTARTVQVPAMLIMGEKDYVLKFPGIEDYIRSEELKSLVPKLEIIFMPEGTHFVQEQMPAEVNQLLLSFLLHNKST; via the exons atggaagaaataAAGCATAAGTTCATAGAAGTAAATGGACTGAAACTTCACGTAGCTGAAATTGGAAGTGAATCTTCTCAAGCTGTTGTATTCTTACATGGATTTCCTGAAATATGGTATTCTTGGAGATACCAAATGATAGCTATGGCTAAAGCTGGTTTTAGAGCCATTGCTTTTGATTACAGAGGTTATGGTTTGTCTGAACAGCCAACAGAACCAGAAAAAACAACATTCTTGGATTTTGACAATGACCTCCTTGGACTCCTCAATGCTCTCAGCATTCCAAAG GAGCCTGGGCGAGCTGAAGCTGATTTCAGTCGATTTGATGCCAAAACAGTTGTAAGGAAAATCTACATACTCTTCTCTAGAAGTGAAATACCAATAGCTAATGAAAATCAGGAAATCTTGGATTTGGTGGAACCAGGCACTCCTCTGCCTTATTGGTTCAGTGAAAAAGATCTGGCAATATATGGAGCTAAGTACGAAAAATCTGGATTTCAGACTGCTTTGCAGGTTCCTTACAG GGCAATGGCCGAACAACTGAATGTAACAGCACGAACAGTTCAAGTTCCTGCAATGCTGATCATGGGTGAGAAGGATTACGTCCTCAAATTTCCAGGAATCGAAGACTATATCAGGAGCGAAGAACTGAAAAGTTTGGTACCAAAGTTGGAAATAATCTTTATGCCTGAAGGAACTcattttgttcaagaacaaatgCCAGCTGAGGTTAATCAACTTCTCCTCAGCTTCCTCCTTCACAACAAGAGTACTTAA
- the LOC107785540 gene encoding epoxide hydrolase 2-like isoform X1, whose protein sequence is MEEIKHKFIEVNGLKLHVAEIGSESSQAVVFLHGFPEIWYSWRYQMIAMAKAGFRAIAFDYRGYGLSEQPTEPEKTTFLDFDNDLLGLLNALSIPKAFLVGKDFAAFVISLFAVLHEERVSGFVTIGVPFMLPGPSDYGLPEGFYITRWMEPGRAEADFSRFDAKTVVRKIYILFSRSEIPIANENQEILDLVEPGTPLPYWFSEKDLAIYGAKYEKSGFQTALQVPYRAMAEQLNVTARTVQVPAMLIMGEKDYVLKFPGIEDYIRSEELKSLVPKLEIIFMPEGTHFVQEQMPAEVNQLLLSFLLHNKST, encoded by the exons atggaagaaataAAGCATAAGTTCATAGAAGTAAATGGACTGAAACTTCACGTAGCTGAAATTGGAAGTGAATCTTCTCAAGCTGTTGTATTCTTACATGGATTTCCTGAAATATGGTATTCTTGGAGATACCAAATGATAGCTATGGCTAAAGCTGGTTTTAGAGCCATTGCTTTTGATTACAGAGGTTATGGTTTGTCTGAACAGCCAACAGAACCAGAAAAAACAACATTCTTGGATTTTGACAATGACCTCCTTGGACTCCTCAATGCTCTCAGCATTCCAAAG GCTTTTCTCGTTGGTAAAGATTTTGCTGCATTTGTTATTTCCTTATTTGCCGTTCTGCACGAGGAGAGGGTCTCTGGATTTGTTACCATCGGGGTGCCATTTATGCTCCCAGGTCCATCCGACTACGGCCTTCCAGAAGGTTTCTATATCACAAGATGGATG GAGCCTGGGCGAGCTGAAGCTGATTTCAGTCGATTTGATGCCAAAACAGTTGTAAGGAAAATCTACATACTCTTCTCTAGAAGTGAAATACCAATAGCTAATGAAAATCAGGAAATCTTGGATTTGGTGGAACCAGGCACTCCTCTGCCTTATTGGTTCAGTGAAAAAGATCTGGCAATATATGGAGCTAAGTACGAAAAATCTGGATTTCAGACTGCTTTGCAGGTTCCTTACAG GGCAATGGCCGAACAACTGAATGTAACAGCACGAACAGTTCAAGTTCCTGCAATGCTGATCATGGGTGAGAAGGATTACGTCCTCAAATTTCCAGGAATCGAAGACTATATCAGGAGCGAAGAACTGAAAAGTTTGGTACCAAAGTTGGAAATAATCTTTATGCCTGAAGGAACTcattttgttcaagaacaaatgCCAGCTGAGGTTAATCAACTTCTCCTCAGCTTCCTCCTTCACAACAAGAGTACTTAA